One window of the Eucalyptus grandis isolate ANBG69807.140 chromosome 8, ASM1654582v1, whole genome shotgun sequence genome contains the following:
- the LOC108955546 gene encoding disease resistance protein RPV1-like: MLPKLRWLSWHNFPIFFKFTARSLKKLVIVDLSRSKISDEWEGWNHLKTAENLKVLNLTDCKNLLRTPNFSAHQKLEQLILEGCRELVQVDRSIGELKHLVLLNLKYCGKLHTLPDEMEELEALTELLVDHTSITNIPEWKGMEKLETLGAAYCRLLSECNLAGCSTSLSYLNFTSTGISELPFGNFGSLIELNLCWTKIRELPNSIETMKNLRVLRLSHSILEKLPSALGMLEELEEIEAGDCQFLYGEIPTEIRRLSFLKILRLTGTGISNIPKLPESMTELYLTGNRRMRCPDLSNLLNLRVLVLEVKYQNPFDLAPSLNWIGELRKLESLWLGGDGLVTLPSNFNLLAKLRKLKLVLNSLGCLPWLPQNLSYFHFVGQQLMSINLSYLGKLLELKDDGCEQLIKIQDLEHLKNLQRLDLANLPLLVKLPDLTGLKKLWSLAIVGCPKLVEVRGHLESLKELYLEKCESLAKLLDPLTFKHIENLDISRCPKLKKIQGLENSENLIDLCLWGLPLLDKLLDLTNNKELEHLDLYDCPCLVEIRGRLESLKGLDIFKCRSLRKFSDPSSFKKLQYSSIEDCEKLEEILKSDEYRYLKKVRVGGYHRHGYVRRGSRRRDIELEW; this comes from the exons ATGCTTCCGAAATTGAGATGGCTCTCATGGCATAACTTTCCTATCTTTTTCAAGTTCACCGCACGTTCTCTTAAGAAGCTAGTGATTGTTGATCTATCAAGGAGTAAAATTTCAGATGAGTGGGAGGGATGGAACCACCTCAAG ACGGCAGAGAATTTGAAGGTTCTAAATTTGACCGATTGCAAAAACTTGCTTAGAACTCCTAACTTTTCCGCTCATCAAAAGTTAGAGCAATTGATTCTTGAAGGGTGCAGAGAACTGGTTCAAGTTGATAGGTCTATTGGTGAGTTAAAGCATTTAGTGTTATTAAACTTGAAATATTGTGGGAAACTTCACACATTGCCAGACGAGATGGAGGAATTGGAAGCCTTGACGGAACTTCTTGTTGATCACACATCTATTACCAACATTCCTGAATGGAAAGGAATGGAGAAATTGGAAACTCTCGGTGCGGCTTATTGTAGATTACTGAGTGAATGCAATTTAGCTGGTTGCTCAACATCACTATCATATCTTAACTTCACAAGTACCGGAATTAGTGAACTtccatttggaaattttggatcTCTCATTGAGTTGAATCTTTGTTGGACGAAAATACGAGAGTTACCCAACTCAATAGAGACAATGAAGAATTTGAGAGTACTAAGGCTCTCTCACTCCATCTTAGAAAAGCTACCTAGCGCCCTTGGGATGTTGGAAGAGCTTGAAGAGATTGAAGCTGGCGATTGTCAATTTTTGTATGGGGAAATTCCAACTGAGATCAGAAGATTGTCGTTTCTAAAAATCTTGAGGTTGACGGGAACGGGAATTTCCAATATACCTAAGCTTCCTGAAAGTATGACCGAACTATACCTGACCGGTAATCGACGGATGAGATGTCCAGATCTCTCGAACCTATTAAATTTGAGAGTTTTGGTGTTGGAAGTGAAGTATCAAAACCCTTTTGATCTAGCTCCAAGCCTCAATTGGATTGGAGAGTTAAGAAAGCTAGAGTCCTTGTGGTTGGGTGGTGATGGTCTAGTCACCCTACCTTCAAATTTTAATCTCCTCGCGAAGCTTAGGAAGCTCAAACTTGTCCTAAATAGCCTAGGATGCCTACCTTGGCTTCCCCAGAATTTGTCATACTTCCATTTTGTTGGGCAGCAGTTAATGTCGATAAATCTTTCATATTTGGGGAAGTTATTAGAATTGAAAGATGATGGTTGTGAACAGCTAATAAAGATTCAAGACCTCGAACATTTGAAAAACCTGCagaggcttgaccttgctaaTCTTCCATTGCTTGTGAAGTTGCCTGACTTGACAGGCTTGAAGAAACTCTGGAGCCTTGCGATAGTTGGTTGTCCTAAATTGGTTGAGGTTCGAGGTCATCTAGAATCGTTGAAGGAGCTCTATTTAGAGAAGTGTGAATCACTTGCAAAGCTGCTTGATCCACTAACCTTCAAGCATATAGAAAACTTAGATATATCTCGCTGTCCGAAGTTGAAAAAGATTCAAGGCCTGGAAAATTCGGAGAACTTAATAGACTTATGTTTGTGGGGTCTTCCGTTGCTAGATAAGTTGCTTGACCTGACCAACAACAAGGAGCTCGAGCATCTTGACTTATATGATTGTCCTTGTCTAGTTGAGATTCGAGGTAGGCTAGAATCATTGAAGGGACTTGATATTTTTAAGTGCAGGTCCCTGCGAAAGTTTTCTGATCCTTCAAGCTTCAAGAAGCTACAGTACTCGTCTATAGAAGATTGTGAAAAATTGGAGGAGATCCTAAAATCCGATGAGTACAgatatttgaaaaaagtgaGAGTAGGCGGATATCACAGGCATGGTTACGTGCGCAGAGGATCACGGAGAAGAGATATCGAACTGGAGTGGTGA
- the LOC104423623 gene encoding disease resistance protein RPV1-like, with protein sequence MSNCLVELDDQVDKFMEVIGEQTTKTQIIGIHGMGGVGKTTIATIIYNKLSGDFYNCCFLSNVRDTKIETLQDQLISKVLRTSCLSITNSNEGITEIKERLFSKTVLLVLDDVDQKTQLDALVGVDECRFGRGSKVIITTRDKELLKGVDFQHELIKMDFKHSLKLFSRHAFRRDNPPVEYVPLSKKALKICDGLPLALKTIGSLLNGKERRIWEITLKKLETIPDGNVKILEQRSLIKIAEGNRLWVHDQLRDLGRDIVRERANLKPEKQSRVWNHEEAIVVLQIKERTKNVEAICLTFDHQSQCFLKNEFASLPNLRFLQVECGDLDMNNVQHFSFTNWFGRNLPTLPNLRWLSWSKFIQYFPSTNWFQRNLPILQNLKYISWHEFPIFFQFTAFSLVKLVILDLSRSKITDEWEGWNHLKMAKKLKVLNLTKCNLRRTPDFSAHENLEQLILQECYKLVQVDKSIGKLKHLVLLNLEGCGKLQTLPDEMEELKALTELRVGWTSITNIPEWKGIEKLETLGATYCKLLSECNLAGCSTSLLYLDLSETSISELPFGNFGSLIELNLSRSSLRELPDSIKTMKNLRVLRMSHTPLEKLPGALGLLEKLEAIHVDDEMPRSLESIKFESFDIGIKVQGLEHLNNLKELRLSGLVSQAKLLDLTNLKKLRSVHIESCPKLVEVREKLPDLTNAKELKGLEIRHCPRLVEIQSRLESLKNLKYGAAGLCDNFLILQASRS encoded by the exons ATGTCTAATTGCTTGGTTGAATTGGACGATCAAGTGGACAAGTTCATGGAAGTGATAGGTGAACAGACCACTAAAACACAGATTATTGGTATACATGGTATGGGTGGTGTCGGAAAGACGACTATTGCCACAATCATCTATAATAAACTATCGGGTGATTTTTATAACTGTTGCTTCCTGTCAAATGTTCGAGATACAAAAATTGAGACTTTGCAAGATCAGCTCATCTCTAAAGTCCTACGAACAAGTTGCCTGTCCATCACTAATAGTAATGAAGGAATTACTGAGATCAAGGAGAGGTTGTTCTCTAAAACGGTCTTACTTGTACTTGATGATGTCGACCAAAAGACTCAGCTGGATGCTCTTGTGGGGGTGGATGAATGCCGGTTCGGCAGAGGAAGTAAGGTTATTATTACCACAAGAGACAAGGAACTTCTCAAAGGTGTTGATTTTCAGCATGAACTTATCAAAATGGATTTTAAACATTCTCTTAAACTATTTAGCAGACATGCCTTTAGAAGAGACAATCCTCCAGTAGAATACGTTCCCCTCTCCAAAAAAGCACTAAAAATCTGCGATGGTCTTCCTTTGGCTCTTAAAACTATAGGTTCACTTTTAAatggaaaagagaggagaatttGGGAGATCACGTTGAAGAAGCTAGAAACTATTCCAGATGGAAATGTTAAAA TCCTTGAACAGAGGTCCTTAATAAAGATTGCAGAAGGTAACCGACTGTGGGTGCATGATCAACTAAGAGACCTTGGACGAGACATCGTTCGTGAAAGAGCTAATTTAAAACCGGAGAAGCAGAGTCGGGTGTGGAATCATGAGGAAGCAATTGTTGTTCTTCAAATAAAGGAG AGAACAAAAAATGTTGAAGCAATATGTCTCACATTTGATCATCAATCTCAATGCTTTTTAAAGAATGAATTTGCAAGTCTACCAAATTTAAGGTTTCTTCAAGTGGAGTGTGGGGACTTGGATATGAACAACgttcaacatttttcttttaccaaCTGGTTTGGAAGGAATCTACCCACCCTTCCGAATTTGAGATGGCTCTCATGGTCTAAATTCATTCAGTATTTTCCTTCAACCAACTGGTTCCAGAGGAATCTACCCAtccttcaaaatttgaaatatatctCATGGCATGAGTTTCCCATCTTTTTCCAATTCACCGCATTTTCCCTCGTGAAGCTAGTGATTCTTGATCTATCAAGGAGTAAAATTACAGATGAGTGGGAGGGATGGAACCACCTCAAG ATGGCAAAGAAGTTGAAGGTTCTAAATTTGACTAAATGTAACTTGCGTAGAACTCCTGACTTTTCTGCTCATGAAAATTTAGAGCAATTGATTCTTCAAGAGTGCTACAAACTAGTTCAAGTTGATAAATCTATTGGTAAGTTAAAGCATTTAGTGTTAttaaacttggaaggttgtgGGAAACTTCAGACATTGCCAGACGAGATGGAGGAACTTAAAGCCTTGACAGAACTTCGTGTTGGTTGGACATCTATTACAAATATTCCTGAATGGAAAGGAATTGAGAAATTGGAAACCCTCGGTGCAACTTACTGTAAATTACTGAGTGAATGCAATTTAGCTGGTTGCTCAACATCACTATTGTATCTTGACTTGTCAGAAACAAGTATTAGTGAACTtccatttggaaattttgggtcTCTCATTGAGTTGAATCTTTCTCGGTCAAGCTTACGAGAGTTACCTGATTCAATAAAGACGATGAAGAATTTGAGAGTACTAAGGATGTCTCACACCCCCTTAGAAAAGCTACCCGGTGCCCTTGGGTTGTTGGAGAAGCTTGAAGCGATCCATGTTGATG ATGAGATGCCCAGATCTCTCGAATCTATTAAATTTGAGAGTTTTGACATTGGAATCAAG GTTCAAGGCCTCGAACATTTGAATAACCTGAAAGAGCTTCGTCTTAGTGGTCTTGTGTCACAAGCAAAGTTGCTTGACCTGACCAACTTGAAGAAGCTCCGAAGTGTTCATATAGAAAGTTGTCCTAAACTGGTTGAGGTTAGAG AGAAGTTGCCTGACTTGACCAACGCCAAGGAGCTCAAGGGTCTCGAGATAAGGCATTGTCCTCGTCTGGTTGAGATTCAAAGTAGGCTAGAATCattgaaaaacttgaaatatgGGGCTGCGGGTCTCTGCGACAATTTTCTGATCCTTCAAGCTTCAAGGAGCTAG
- the LOC104429536 gene encoding TMV resistance protein N isoform X3, translated as MVEKKRRPEAEAEASGVEPRTELLNGGGSGGGPRDDEPKKRRKGGGDGSEGGGKSGSIIDNAQSYELATRVGYQVVASPSKIQEMEKPMEPYHEVFLSFRGSDTHRDITDYLYHSLVDAGIRAYRDDEELRVGKDIGPELLQAIKQSKISIPIFSKQYAASKWCLMELVQMVECKEKWGQEIMPIFYDVEPSEVRKQTRTYGEAIQSHVNKQLYTNETIQNWKAALNKVGKLKGWELKERGKGEFTKEIVQKLLIELKKNYLAVTNCLVEMDDQVDQIMEKIGEQTTGTKIVGIYGMGGVGKTTLATILYNKLLADFDNCCFLSNIRETKIVSLQNQLISDVLRKECPSIKSINEGITEIKNRLSSKKVLLLLDDVDQNTQLEALVGTGECWFSRGSKVIITTRDKELLKVVDFQHELTEMDFGHSLQLFSRHAFGRDSPPAEYVSLSQKAVEICGHLPLALEIIGSLLHRNDINKWKNVLKKLETIPNEKVKNKLNISFEALETQEQEIFLDVCCFFVGFNVRIVTYMWDSCEFFPECSLEVLKQRSLIKIAKGNQLWVHDQLRDLGRVIVRERAREKQSRVWDHEEAIDVLETEEGRKNVEAIRLMFNHQFQDSIENGKSILSKLRFLQVDCVDSEETNGQHFPSTN; from the exons ATGGTGGAGAAGAAGAGACGGCCCGAAGCTGAAGCGGAGGCGAGCGGTGTCGAGCCTCGGACTGAGCTCCTCaacggcggcggcagcggtggcggcCCTCGCGACGACGAgccaaagaagaggaggaagggcGGTGGCGACGGCAGCGAAGGCGGAGGCAAGTCCGGTTCCATCATCGACAACGCTCAGTCTTACGAGCTCGCCACCcgc GTGGGATATCAAGTCGTTGCAAGTCCTTCGAAAATTCAGGAAATGGAGAAGCCAATGGAACCTTATCATGAAgtattcttgagctttagaggatCCGATACTCACCGCGACATCACTGATTACCTTTACCACAGCCTTGTTGATGCCGGAATACGAGCATAcagagatgatgaagagcttcgCGTTGGGAAAGATATTGGCCCAGAGCTTCTCCAAGCGATTAAGCAGTCAAAAATCTCGATTCCTATCTTTTCTAAACAATATGCTGCCAGTAAATGGTGCCTCATGGAGTTGGTCCAGATGGTGGAGTGCAAGGAAAAGTGGGGACAAGAGATCATGCCAATTTTCTATGACGTTGAACCATCCGAGGTTCGTAAGCAGACTAGAACTTATGGCGAGGCCATTCAGTCACACGTAAATAAGCAGCTGTACACTAATGAGACTATTCAGAACTGGAAGGCCGCTCTCAACAAGGTTGGAAAATTAAAGGGATGGGAACTCAAGGAGAG AGGCAAAGGCGAGttcacaaaagaaattgttcagAAGCTTTTGATCGAGTTGAAAAAGAACTACCTGGCAGTAACTAATTGCTTGGTTGAAATGGATGATCAAGTGGACCAAATCATGGAAAAGATAGGCGAACAGACCACCGGAACAAAGATTGTTGGTATCTATGGTATGGGTGGTGTCGgaaagacaactcttgccacAATTCTCTATAATAAACTGTTGGCTGATTTTGATAACTGTTGCTTCCTATCTAACATTCGAGAAACAAAGATTGTTAGTTTGCAGAATCAACTCATCTCCGACGTCCTAAGAAAGGAATGCCCATCCATCAAGAGTATTAATGAAGGGATTACTGAAATCAAGAATAGGTTATCCTCTAAAAAGGTTTTACTTTTACTTGATGATGTCGACCAAAACACTCAGCTGGAGGCTCTTGTGGGGACAGGTGAATGTTGGTTCAGCAGAGGAAGTAAGGTTATTATTACTACAAGAGACAAGGAACTTCTCAAAGTTGTTGATTTTCAACATGAACTTACTGAAATGGATTTTGGTCATTCTCTTCAACTGTTTAGCAGACATGCCTTTGGAAGAGATTCTCCTCCAGCAGAATATGTCTCCCTCTCGCAAAAAGCAGTAGAAATCTGTGGTCAtcttcctttggctcttgaAATTATAGGTTCACTTTTGCATagaaatgacataaataaatggAAGAATGTGTTAAAGAAGCTGGAGACCATTCCCAATGAAAAGGTTAAAAATAAGTTAAACATCAGTTTCGAGGCATTAGAAACTCAAGAGCAGGAAATATTTCTTGATGTCTGTTGCTTCTTTGTTGGGTTCAATGTGAGAATTGTGACTTACATGTGGGACAGCTGTGAGTTTTTCCCTGAATGTTCTCTTGAAGTCCTCAAACAGAGGTCATTAATAAAGATCGCAAAAGGTAACCAACTGTGGGTGCATGATCAGTTAAGAGACCTTGGGCGAGTCATCGTTCGTGAGAGAGCTAGAGAGAAGCAGAGTCGGGTGTGGGATCATGAAGAAGCTATTGATGTTCTAGAAACAGAGGAG GGAAGAAAAAATGTTGAAGCAATACGTCTCATGtttaatcatcaatttcaagaCTCCATTGAGAATGGAAAATCTATCTTATCAAAATTAAGATTTCTTCAAGTGGATTGTGTAGACTCGGAGGAGACCAACGGTCAGCATTTTCCTTCTACCAACTAG
- the LOC104423621 gene encoding TMV resistance protein N-like translates to MEKPVEPYYDVFLSFRGSDTRHDITDILYNNLIDVGIRAYRDDEELRVGEEIGLELLQAIKQSKISIPIFSKRYAASKWCLMELVQMVECKEKWGQKIMPIFYDVAPSEVRNQTATYGEAIWSHINTQRYTDETIRNWKAALNKVGALKGWELKERGKGEFTNEVVQKVLIKLKKNCLAVPDFLVEMDDHVDKIMELIGEQTTQTKIVGIHGMGGVGKTTLAKIVYNKLLSDSTKHYNRSNSWEQMDDQVDRIMEVIGERTTDSTKCCYLSNVGDRKIENLQNQLLSCPRKETADHQ, encoded by the exons atggaGAAGCCAGTGGAACCTTATTATGACGTATTCTTGAGCTTTAGGGGATCGGATACTCGCCACGACATCACTGATATCCTTTACAACAACCTTATTGATGTTGGAATACGGGCATAtagagatgatgaagagcttcgCGTTGGGGAAGAGATTGGGCTGGAGCTTCTCCAAGCGATTAAGCAATCTAAAATCTCGATTCCTATCTTTTCTAAAAGATATGCTGCCAGTAAATGGTGCCTCATGGAGTTGGTCCAGATGGTGGAGTGCAAGGAAAAGTGGGGACAAAAGATCATGCCAATTTTCTATGACGTTGCACCATCCGAGGTTCGTAACCAAACTGCAACTTACGGTGAAGCCATTTGGTCACACATAAATACGCAGCGGTACACCGATGAGACTATTCGAAACTGGAAGGCAGCTCTTAACAAGGTTGGAGCGTTAAAGGGATGGGAACTCAAGGAGAG AGGCAAAGGCGAGTTCACGAACGAAGTTGTTCAGAAGgttttgatcaaattgaaaaagaactgcTTGGCAGTACCTGATTTCTTGGTTGAAATGGATGATCACGTGGACAAAATCATGGAATTAATAGGTGAGCAGACCACTCAAACAAAGATTGTTGGTATCCATGGTATGGGTGGTGTGGGAAAGACAACTCTTGCAAAAATTGTCTATAACAAACTGTTGTCTGATTCCACTAAACATTACAACCGGTCTAATTCCTGGGAGCAAATGGACGATCAAGTAGACAGAATCATGGAGGTGATAGGTGAACGGACCACTGATTCCACTAAATGTTGCTACCTGTCCAACGTTGGAGataggaaaattgaaaatttgcagAATCAACTCCTCTCGTGTCCTAGGAAAGAAACGGCCGACCATCAATGA
- the LOC104429536 gene encoding TMV resistance protein N isoform X4, protein MEKPMEPYHEVFLSFRGSDTHRDITDYLYHSLVDAGIRAYRDDEELRVGKDIGPELLQAIKQSKISIPIFSKQYAASKWCLMELVQMVECKEKWGQEIMPIFYDVEPSEVRKQTRTYGEAIQSHVNKQLYTNETIQNWKAALNKVGKLKGWELKERGKGEFTKEIVQKLLIELKKNYLAVTNCLVEMDDQVDQIMEKIGEQTTGTKIVGIYGMGGVGKTTLATILYNKLLADFDNCCFLSNIRETKIVSLQNQLISDVLRKECPSIKSINEGITEIKNRLSSKKVLLLLDDVDQNTQLEALVGTGECWFSRGSKVIITTRDKELLKVVDFQHELTEMDFGHSLQLFSRHAFGRDSPPAEYVSLSQKAVEICGHLPLALEIIGSLLHRNDINKWKNVLKKLETIPNEKVKNKLNISFEALETQEQEIFLDVCCFFVGFNVRIVTYMWDSCEFFPECSLEVLKQRSLIKIAKGNQLWVHDQLRDLGRVIVRERAREKQSRVWDHEEAIDVLETEEGRKNVEAIRLMFNHQFQDSIENGKSILSKLRFLQVDCVDSEETNGQHFPSTN, encoded by the exons ATGGAGAAGCCAATGGAACCTTATCATGAAgtattcttgagctttagaggatCCGATACTCACCGCGACATCACTGATTACCTTTACCACAGCCTTGTTGATGCCGGAATACGAGCATAcagagatgatgaagagcttcgCGTTGGGAAAGATATTGGCCCAGAGCTTCTCCAAGCGATTAAGCAGTCAAAAATCTCGATTCCTATCTTTTCTAAACAATATGCTGCCAGTAAATGGTGCCTCATGGAGTTGGTCCAGATGGTGGAGTGCAAGGAAAAGTGGGGACAAGAGATCATGCCAATTTTCTATGACGTTGAACCATCCGAGGTTCGTAAGCAGACTAGAACTTATGGCGAGGCCATTCAGTCACACGTAAATAAGCAGCTGTACACTAATGAGACTATTCAGAACTGGAAGGCCGCTCTCAACAAGGTTGGAAAATTAAAGGGATGGGAACTCAAGGAGAG AGGCAAAGGCGAGttcacaaaagaaattgttcagAAGCTTTTGATCGAGTTGAAAAAGAACTACCTGGCAGTAACTAATTGCTTGGTTGAAATGGATGATCAAGTGGACCAAATCATGGAAAAGATAGGCGAACAGACCACCGGAACAAAGATTGTTGGTATCTATGGTATGGGTGGTGTCGgaaagacaactcttgccacAATTCTCTATAATAAACTGTTGGCTGATTTTGATAACTGTTGCTTCCTATCTAACATTCGAGAAACAAAGATTGTTAGTTTGCAGAATCAACTCATCTCCGACGTCCTAAGAAAGGAATGCCCATCCATCAAGAGTATTAATGAAGGGATTACTGAAATCAAGAATAGGTTATCCTCTAAAAAGGTTTTACTTTTACTTGATGATGTCGACCAAAACACTCAGCTGGAGGCTCTTGTGGGGACAGGTGAATGTTGGTTCAGCAGAGGAAGTAAGGTTATTATTACTACAAGAGACAAGGAACTTCTCAAAGTTGTTGATTTTCAACATGAACTTACTGAAATGGATTTTGGTCATTCTCTTCAACTGTTTAGCAGACATGCCTTTGGAAGAGATTCTCCTCCAGCAGAATATGTCTCCCTCTCGCAAAAAGCAGTAGAAATCTGTGGTCAtcttcctttggctcttgaAATTATAGGTTCACTTTTGCATagaaatgacataaataaatggAAGAATGTGTTAAAGAAGCTGGAGACCATTCCCAATGAAAAGGTTAAAAATAAGTTAAACATCAGTTTCGAGGCATTAGAAACTCAAGAGCAGGAAATATTTCTTGATGTCTGTTGCTTCTTTGTTGGGTTCAATGTGAGAATTGTGACTTACATGTGGGACAGCTGTGAGTTTTTCCCTGAATGTTCTCTTGAAGTCCTCAAACAGAGGTCATTAATAAAGATCGCAAAAGGTAACCAACTGTGGGTGCATGATCAGTTAAGAGACCTTGGGCGAGTCATCGTTCGTGAGAGAGCTAGAGAGAAGCAGAGTCGGGTGTGGGATCATGAAGAAGCTATTGATGTTCTAGAAACAGAGGAG GGAAGAAAAAATGTTGAAGCAATACGTCTCATGtttaatcatcaatttcaagaCTCCATTGAGAATGGAAAATCTATCTTATCAAAATTAAGATTTCTTCAAGTGGATTGTGTAGACTCGGAGGAGACCAACGGTCAGCATTTTCCTTCTACCAACTAG